The genomic DNA TCTGTGATAACAAGCGGAGAAAGGCAGTGCCTGCTTCAATCGGTTTTAATTGCAGCGCTACTTCAGGAGATGGGCGTTGACGCAGGGATTGAAATGGTCTATAAAAACCCTGAAGGACAACTCTCGAATAACGGGCACGTAATCACCCTGATCAAACTGCCAACAGGCCGCGATATTATCGTCGATGCCTCTCACCAAGAACCCTTTGCCCGTCATGGGGGCTTGCTTGTGAAAACTCAAGACTATACATATGTCACCCCCGTTTATAAATATAAATCTCCCGAAATCATAAGTTACAGAGCTACTTCTGACGGGCATACTATTGCGACCAGCCTAGTCAGCCCCCTTGATTACGGTTTCACCCGATCGCAATTTATGTTTTATCGAGGGGAACGAGTAGTTGGAGGTCTTCTCAGCCGAAACCCAACTAAAGAAGGATTAACGGCATCCGCAAACTATCTGGAGCAGAGTGTCAAATTCTGTCCAAAGAATCCACTTGCCGTTTACACCCTTGGGAGAACCTATCGTGCTTTAGGAAGGAACGATGAAGCCCTTACTCAATTCCAACTAGCCGTCAAGCTCTATAAAGATTTCGGCTGGATCCCCGACGGCCCAAGAGACGCCCTAAATAGACGCAGATAATCCCCCTTGACCCCCTTCGATATAGCCGAAATGCCGACTCAGGGAAGAGGATTTGGAGTTGGGGCGGGACGTGCTTCGAACATTTCTTTCTTATCACCTTAAATCTGTCATCTTTCTTCAACACACCGGCTATACGGGGTTAGCGGACTAGCTCTGAAACGGTTACTATTCGGTAGCCTCGGGTGTGGAGTTCGGATAGGATTTGGGGGAGGGCTTGGGCGGTGGCGGCGCTGCCGCAGTGCAGTAGGATAATGCTGCCGGGTTTTACTTTTGATAGCACGCGTTCAGAGATTTGGTCGGCGGTGATACCTTTGACGACTGAATCCCATGAATCCAGAGACCACATAATTTCTTTATAGCCTAACTGAGAGATTAGTGCATCAACGCTTGAATTGCGGTCGCCGTAGGGGGGGCGAAAGAGCATCGCAACCTTTCTGCCCGTTCCTCGCTCGATAGCCGAAGCGCCGTGTTGGATTTGTTCTTCAACTTGCTCTGTGGTCATTTGTGTCAGGTGGGGATGGGAATAAGTATGGTTGCCGATTTCGTGTCCTGCCTGGCCTATTTGTCGAGCGGCATCGGGGAACTTATCGCAGAACGCGCCTGTTAGAAAGAAAGTGCAGCGCAATCCATTTTGGTTAAGAGTGTCGAGGATGCTGCTAACCGGCGCCGCATCCGCCCCTGCATCGAATGTGACGGCAATCACTTGTCCATTCGCACTGCCCGATAATGCATGTTCTATTGGGTGCGCTTTTGTTCCCGTTGGTATTGGGTTATCGTGAGAAGTGGTGTCCTCTAATTGATCAGGATTTTGAAGGGATGGTTTAATATCTTCTGATGGCTTTGTCGAATTTTCGGATCGATTAGCGCTTCCATTGCTATATTGATTAGACTGCAGCTTTTGGCTGTGTCCTTTATGATTTGAAATAGATTTATATTTTGGCGGTTGCAATATTCGCGCTGCGACAACGGCAAGAATGATAATCGCCAGCAGAAGGAATACCCATGAAGGCCCTGAAGAAGATCGTTTGGAGGATCGTTTTTTGTTTGCCATCGCATAAACCCAGTTTATTTCTGATTAACTATATGAGCAAAGTAGCCGGCGCCGAAGCCGTTGTCGATGTTGACAGTCACCACACCTGGCGCACAGGTGTTAAGCATCGCAAGGAGAGCCGCTAAGCCTTCGAATGAAGCGCCATAGCCGATGCTTGTGGGTACTGCAATTACGGGTGATCCCACTAGACCGCCAACAACAC from bacterium includes the following:
- a CDS encoding tetratricopeptide repeat protein, whose translation is MQPYNIGRWVILILFVGVMAFLVGGMYWMAKGIMIASKSLNSQYSEINKIQNYPYYHERFNELLMDSNKICASGGKDDFYVWMNDAYLKSGVRMPGKEKLNLKELLQAEKDELGQIKDKVKRAKAETELGAWLHMLVRTTITKFSLDRGYEFYSVITSGERQCLLQSVLIAALLQEMGVDAGIEMVYKNPEGQLSNNGHVITLIKLPTGRDIIVDASHQEPFARHGGLLVKTQDYTYVTPVYKYKSPEIISYRATSDGHTIATSLVSPLDYGFTRSQFMFYRGERVVGGLLSRNPTKEGLTASANYLEQSVKFCPKNPLAVYTLGRTYRALGRNDEALTQFQLAVKLYKDFGWIPDGPRDALNRRR
- a CDS encoding polysaccharide deacetylase family protein, with protein sequence MANKKRSSKRSSSGPSWVFLLLAIIILAVVAARILQPPKYKSISNHKGHSQKLQSNQYSNGSANRSENSTKPSEDIKPSLQNPDQLEDTTSHDNPIPTGTKAHPIEHALSGSANGQVIAVTFDAGADAAPVSSILDTLNQNGLRCTFFLTGAFCDKFPDAARQIGQAGHEIGNHTYSHPHLTQMTTEQVEEQIQHGASAIERGTGRKVAMLFRPPYGDRNSSVDALISQLGYKEIMWSLDSWDSVVKGITADQISERVLSKVKPGSIILLHCGSAATAQALPQILSELHTRGYRIVTVSELVR